The Saccharopolyspora gloriosae genome window below encodes:
- a CDS encoding sodium:solute symporter family transporter, whose protein sequence is MDVLAQEELRLDAGAVDYVLLALYFVFVLGIGYLARRSVSTSLDFFLSGRALPAWVTGLAFIAANLGAIEIIGMSANGAEYGMPTMHYFWVGAVPAMLFLGIVMMPFYYGSKVRSVPEFMLRRFGKPAHLVNGISFALAQVLIAGVNLYLLASIVNVLLGWPLWVSVIVAAAIVLTYTALGGLSAAIYNEVLQFFVIVAALLPLTLVGLHKVGGWEGLVDKVSASPGGAEQLSAWPGTELTGFTNSFLSVLGIVFGLGFVLAFGYWTTNFVEVQRAMASKSMSAAQRTPIIGAFPKLLIPFIVIIPGMIAGVAVQELVVFKATSTGNVDYNDAILLLMRDLLPNGILGVALAGLLASFMAGMAANLSSFNTVFTYDIWQSYIKKDESDQYYLNMGRWVTVGATVIAIGTAFIASGYENLMDYLQQLFSFFNAPLFATFILGMFWKRMTPTAGWLGLVLGTASAVAVFALAETGVLDLPGQGASFVGAGAAFVVDIVVSVLVSIVTRPKPDEELVGLVYSLTPRTKLKAAASGEDAGWYRKPGLMAGIVLVITIVLNIVFG, encoded by the coding sequence GCTGTACTTCGTGTTCGTGCTCGGCATCGGCTATCTCGCTCGGCGCTCGGTCTCCACGAGCCTGGACTTCTTCTTGTCCGGGCGCGCGCTGCCGGCGTGGGTGACGGGGTTGGCCTTCATCGCGGCCAACCTGGGCGCGATCGAGATCATCGGCATGTCGGCCAACGGTGCCGAGTACGGCATGCCGACCATGCATTACTTCTGGGTCGGCGCGGTCCCGGCGATGCTGTTCCTCGGCATCGTGATGATGCCGTTCTACTACGGCTCGAAGGTCCGCAGCGTTCCCGAGTTCATGCTGCGGCGCTTCGGCAAACCGGCGCACCTGGTCAACGGCATCAGCTTCGCGCTCGCGCAGGTGCTCATCGCCGGTGTCAACCTGTACCTGCTGGCCAGCATCGTGAACGTGCTGCTCGGCTGGCCGCTGTGGGTGTCGGTGATCGTGGCCGCCGCGATCGTGCTGACCTACACCGCGCTCGGCGGGTTGTCCGCGGCGATCTACAACGAGGTGCTGCAGTTCTTCGTGATCGTCGCCGCGCTGCTGCCGCTGACCCTGGTCGGGCTGCACAAGGTCGGCGGCTGGGAAGGCCTGGTCGACAAGGTCAGCGCCAGCCCGGGCGGAGCCGAGCAGCTCTCGGCGTGGCCGGGCACCGAGCTCACCGGGTTCACCAACAGCTTCCTGAGCGTGCTGGGCATCGTGTTCGGCCTCGGCTTCGTGCTGGCCTTCGGCTACTGGACGACGAACTTCGTCGAGGTCCAGCGGGCCATGGCCTCCAAGAGCATGTCCGCGGCCCAGCGCACCCCGATCATCGGCGCGTTCCCGAAGCTGCTGATCCCGTTCATCGTCATCATCCCCGGCATGATCGCCGGCGTGGCGGTGCAGGAACTGGTCGTGTTCAAGGCGACCTCCACGGGCAACGTCGACTACAACGACGCGATCCTGCTGCTGATGCGGGACCTGCTGCCCAACGGCATCCTCGGCGTGGCGCTGGCAGGTCTGCTCGCCTCGTTCATGGCCGGTATGGCGGCGAACCTGAGCTCGTTCAACACGGTGTTCACCTACGACATCTGGCAGTCCTACATCAAGAAGGACGAGTCGGACCAGTACTACCTGAACATGGGTCGCTGGGTGACCGTCGGCGCCACCGTCATCGCGATCGGCACGGCGTTCATCGCGTCCGGCTACGAGAACCTGATGGACTACCTGCAGCAGCTGTTCTCGTTCTTCAACGCGCCGCTGTTCGCCACGTTCATCCTCGGTATGTTCTGGAAGCGGATGACCCCGACCGCGGGCTGGCTCGGCCTGGTGCTCGGTACCGCGTCCGCGGTCGCCGTGTTCGCACTCGCCGAGACCGGGGTCCTGGACCTGCCGGGTCAGGGCGCGAGCTTCGTCGGTGCCGGTGCGGCGTTCGTGGTGGACATCGTGGTCAGCGTGCTGGTCAGCATCGTGACCCGGCCGAAGCCGGACGAGGAACTGGTCGGCCTGGTGTACTCGCTGACACCGCGGACGAAGCTGAAGGCAGCGGCCTCCGGCGAGGACGCGGGCTGGTACCGCAAGCCCGGCTTGATGGCGGGCATCGTCCTGGTGATCACCATCGTGCTCAACATCGTCTTCGGCTGA